In Verrucomicrobiota bacterium, the genomic stretch CCAGATCGCGCAACGTGGACACCACTTCCTCCTCGGTGAGCATGTCATTCCATACCCAGAGCGGCGCAGTGCTGTATTCACACGGCGGCTTGGCAAAGAGGCGTTTGACCGTGCGAGATTGAACCGGGGTGTTTGCGGCAAACACCCCGTGGGCAAACATCAAAGCGGCCATGGTCAGGCCGCCCCAATGGCTTGAAGCGGTGACCTTCATTACGTGTCCGTTGGTTTTCATAGCGTTCTGCCTAGGTTGGGCCAGCCACCCGCAAACGACAAGCCAAAAAGGGCCGACCTTTCCTTGAAGTCACGGCTGCTTGAAAATCGGTTTATTCCAGGTTGAAACCGTATGACATTCGTCTCAGTGTGGGATTTCAGATTAAAAATTTTTAATTATATTCCGTTCGACTTCACGGGTGGCGGGAGGTAAGCTGGAGGGGTGAAAATCCTGGTAGTGGAAGATGATAAAAAGTTGGGCGGGTTCTTGCGTAAAGGGCTCGAAGCTCAGGGGTTTGTTGTGGATTTCAGCGAGAACGGCGACGAGGGTTTCCTGCTGGCCACCACCCGTGAGTATGACTCCATCGTCCTCGACATCATGTTGCCAGGCCGCGATGGCTTGAGCATCTTACGCAATTTACGCGACCGCAAGGCAACCGTTCCGGTGGTGTTGCTCACGGCCCGTAGCGCGCTGAATGAGCGGCTCGATGGGCTCAATCTCGGTGCCGATGATTATCTCACCAAGCCGTTCTACCTTGAGGAGTTGGTCGCCCGGTTGCACGCCTTGATGCGACGCGCCTCCGGCCAGCAGAAGACGCTGCTGCAAAACGGCGGCGTGACCGTGAACCTCATGACCCGGGAGGTGAAGCGCGGCACGGAAGTCATCGAATTGACCGCCCGGGAGTTCGCCTTGTTGACGTATCTATTACGTTCACCGGGGCGGACGTTCAGCCGCGCCCAAATTTGCGAACACGTGTGGAACTACCATTTCGACCCCGGCACGAATCTGGTAGACGTGTACGTGCAGCATCTGCGTAAAAAATTAGGTAGCGACAGCGGACAGCCTTTCATTGAGACGGTTCGCGGGGTGGGCTACCGGATTCCAGAGGAACAAGCACGGTTGTGAACTTGAACTCCTTTCGTCTCAAGATTGCGCTGTTATCGGGACTGATTACCGGATCACTCTTGATCGGATGCGGCATGGTTCTGTGGCAGGTGTCGTATCAGTTCAACCTCGACCGGCTCGACCGGGAGTTGCGCAACTTGGGCTCACCCCATCTTGAGCGGGTGCTCGGTGGGGATCACTGGGTGCGCTTTGAGAGCGCGCTCCGGTTCGTCGCCGGCAGCAACCAGCCCTCCGCCTACATCCTCTGGGTGAAAAGTGAAGATCGGGTGATTTACCAATCACCGGATTGGCCGCGCGGACTGGATCCCGAGTCGCTGCCACAACTCACCAGCTACGAGGCTCCCGGCGTTCTCGAGCTTGGAAAACCATTGCCGCCGCCACCGCGCCGGGGTGAGGAAATTTCCGCCCGCAACCCCGCGCTACCGCGCAAGACGCCGCAGTTCCACACGCGCGAGGCGGGTGGCCGGACCTGGCGCATTGGGGTCATGGGAAACCCGTACGCGACCCTCATCCTGGGCGCCGACATCCACGATTTCAACACGCGGTTGCATGACCTGCGCAAAACCTACTTGGCGGCGCTGCCGGTGGTGTTGTTCCTGGCCGGGCTGGGGGCTTGGTTCCTCGCCCAGCGTGCGTTGGGGCCAGTCTCTACCCTCACGCAGACGGCGGAACGCGTCACCGCGCGCGGGCTTGACCAACGGATTCCAGCGATGCCCCGCGACCAGGAATTCAACCGCCTCATCACCGTCTTCAACGAGATGCTGAACCGCCTCGAAACGAGTTTCACCCAGGCCACCCGTTTCAGCGCCGATGCCTCGCATGAGTTGAAGACGCCGCTGGCCCGCCTACAAGTGGAATTGGAGCAGGCCCTGGCCAGCGCCCCCGACGGTTCACCGCAACAGGAGGTGTATGGCAGTTTGCTGGAAGAAATCCACCGCCTCAAGGCCATCGTGCAAAAACTCCTGCTACTCTCGCTGGCGGACGCCGGGCGGCTCCAAATCCACTGCGCGCCAGTCAACCTGACCCGGATGTTGGAAAACATCATCGAAGATTGTCAGGCCCAGGTGCCCGCGCTAACCATTGAGCACGAGCTGGCGTCCATGGTGCAGGTTCAGGCCGATCCGGATTTGCTGGAGCAAGCGCTGCAAAATCTGGCGACCAACGCGATCAAATACAATTGCGAACCTGGGCGGATTCGGTTTGAACTTCGGTTGGAAAATGAGCAAGCCCTCATCCGAATTGGGAATACTGGCCCGGGCATATCCGCAGCGGATCGCGAGCGCGTGTTCGAGCGTTTCTACCGGGCCGATCA encodes the following:
- a CDS encoding response regulator transcription factor; translated protein: MKILVVEDDKKLGGFLRKGLEAQGFVVDFSENGDEGFLLATTREYDSIVLDIMLPGRDGLSILRNLRDRKATVPVVLLTARSALNERLDGLNLGADDYLTKPFYLEELVARLHALMRRASGQQKTLLQNGGVTVNLMTREVKRGTEVIELTAREFALLTYLLRSPGRTFSRAQICEHVWNYHFDPGTNLVDVYVQHLRKKLGSDSGQPFIETVRGVGYRIPEEQARL
- a CDS encoding ATP-binding protein; this encodes MNLNSFRLKIALLSGLITGSLLIGCGMVLWQVSYQFNLDRLDRELRNLGSPHLERVLGGDHWVRFESALRFVAGSNQPSAYILWVKSEDRVIYQSPDWPRGLDPESLPQLTSYEAPGVLELGKPLPPPPRRGEEISARNPALPRKTPQFHTREAGGRTWRIGVMGNPYATLILGADIHDFNTRLHDLRKTYLAALPVVLFLAGLGAWFLAQRALGPVSTLTQTAERVTARGLDQRIPAMPRDQEFNRLITVFNEMLNRLETSFTQATRFSADASHELKTPLARLQVELEQALASAPDGSPQQEVYGSLLEEIHRLKAIVQKLLLLSLADAGRLQIHCAPVNLTRMLENIIEDCQAQVPALTIEHELASMVQVQADPDLLEQALQNLATNAIKYNCEPGRIRFELRLENEQALIRIGNTGPGISAADRERVFERFYRADQSRSGRVEGVGLGLSLAREIVRAHQGELLLEPPQENWTSFIMRMRGQPMSSTM